Proteins encoded in a region of the Photobacterium profundum SS9 genome:
- a CDS encoding efflux RND transporter periplasmic adaptor subunit, translating into MKKIVVAVLVTAALTGGGVFSIQNGVFSQGTAHAAEQKAGSTRVIAVTTGEVSSHPIAQSLSLIGKLEAERSVYIATEVAAKIDDIPVRVNSKVEKGDLLVQLDDAKAEAALDEAQAYLNDEKRKYKEFERLVKRGAITQTELDAMQASVNIAEARLKAAKAALSDYAIRAPFGGTVGLIDYSVGHMATVGGELFTLDDLSGMRLDIQVPEQYLSFLSVGMKVNAINQAWAGKTFNGEIQAIDSRVQTDSLNIKVRVLFDNQAGFLKPGMLMAATLGFVPQEAAIIPVQALEYSGTKRFVYLVNDESIATRTEVILGARIDNEVVIKSGIEVGDRIVVQGLVNMRDGLKVDDLTAKKPQSSTLTAESDV; encoded by the coding sequence ATGAAAAAAATAGTTGTTGCTGTTCTAGTTACTGCAGCGTTGACTGGCGGTGGGGTTTTCTCTATTCAAAATGGTGTCTTTTCTCAAGGCACTGCTCACGCTGCAGAACAAAAAGCTGGTTCAACACGCGTTATTGCGGTGACAACCGGTGAGGTCTCTTCTCATCCTATCGCTCAATCACTTTCTTTAATTGGTAAGTTAGAGGCTGAGCGCTCTGTTTATATTGCGACAGAAGTTGCAGCTAAAATCGATGACATTCCAGTGCGAGTGAACAGTAAAGTTGAAAAAGGTGATTTGCTGGTTCAACTTGATGATGCCAAAGCAGAGGCAGCACTGGATGAAGCACAAGCTTATCTGAATGATGAAAAACGTAAATATAAAGAATTCGAACGTTTGGTAAAGCGCGGGGCAATTACCCAAACTGAACTAGATGCGATGCAAGCCAGCGTAAATATTGCAGAAGCCCGATTAAAAGCGGCGAAAGCAGCATTGAGTGATTATGCGATTCGTGCCCCGTTTGGTGGCACGGTTGGTTTAATTGATTACAGTGTGGGTCATATGGCAACTGTTGGCGGTGAGCTCTTCACGCTTGATGACTTATCAGGTATGCGCCTTGATATTCAGGTTCCTGAGCAGTACCTATCATTCTTGTCGGTCGGCATGAAAGTAAATGCCATTAACCAAGCATGGGCTGGAAAAACGTTTAATGGTGAAATTCAAGCCATTGATTCTCGCGTACAAACGGATTCACTTAACATTAAAGTACGCGTGTTATTTGATAACCAAGCCGGATTCTTAAAACCGGGCATGTTAATGGCAGCAACGCTTGGGTTTGTGCCACAAGAAGCGGCGATTATTCCGGTACAAGCATTGGAATATTCAGGCACTAAACGTTTTGTCTATTTAGTGAACGATGAAAGCATCGCGACACGTACCGAGGTCATATTGGGCGCACGTATCGATAATGAAGTAGTGATTAAATCGGGTATCGAGGTCGGTGACCGTATCGTAGTGCAAGGCTTAGTGAATATGCGTGATGGTTTGAAGGTGGATGACCTAACCGCAAAAAAGCCGCAAAGCTCGACCCTAACAGCGGAGAGTGATGTCTAA